Genomic DNA from Brassica rapa cultivar Chiifu-401-42 chromosome A04, CAAS_Brap_v3.01, whole genome shotgun sequence:
AGTCTGAGTagtattttaatagatttgattattctAACATGGGATTTGCATTTGTGAATAACTCGAGAATCAACGGGATAACATCACTCAACAGCAAAATGGGACACTTCGACTTCTTCTCCGTCCATCAGTTCAACATTACCGGAGTCACTATAAAAGCTCCTGGCGACAGCCCTAACACCGACGGGCTTAAGTTCGGGTTCTGTAGTAACATTCACATCTCCGACACACACATCGGAACGGGAGACGACTGTATCGCCATTCTTTCCGGAGTTACTGACATGGATATCTCTAATGTCAAGTGTGGTCCCGGACATGGGATCAGTGTTGGAAGCTTAGGGAAGGGCAAAGACGATAAGGATGTTAATGGCCTAACCGTAAGAGACACGGTTTTTAACGGCACAAGTGATGGTATTCGGATCAAGACTTGGGAATCTTCAATTTCTCAGATCGTTGTTTCTCACCTCGTGTACGAGAATATTCAGATGATTAATGTTGGAAACCCGATCAACATCGATCAGAAGTATTGTCCTTATCCACCCTGTAAAAAGAAGGTTAACTTTTCACGCAAGAAACaaactttcttcttttttctattTAGCACAATAAGCAactaaatgaaaataattaaaagttgGGTTTCATTATTCTTTCAGGGAGAGTCCCACGTACAGATCCAAGACCTTAAGTTAACGAACATATATGGAACTTCGAAGAACAAAGTGGCGGTGAAACTAAAATGTAGCAAGAGCTTTCCGTGCAAGAACGTTGAGCTAGTTGACATAAACCTAGAGAACAAGGGATCCAAGGGTCCTTCCACTGCGGTATGTGAGAATGTTCACGGTTCTGCACATGGCAAGATGGTTCCTGAGCATTGTCTGAACGGTCCATGGTAATAATAACTGTGTGTtgtatttgatatattaatatagtttaccaaaataaatattcatactTGGGTACATATCCCATTTGGTGCTTATGTACgtaaaatcgaatttaataAATCCTATATGCTAATCTCTATATACATttagtttaccaaaaaaagaaagaattttGTGTGAAAAAATGACCATGTGTCGTATTTGATACTTGTATATATGTGTTCTGTactttgtacaattttgacaaacgGTGGCTTAGTGGTTGGTTGGGTGAAGAGTGTGTACAAAAACGAACATTGAGAGCCAACTACTTGAGCTTGAAATCCCAACAAATTCTCAACTAATTCCACATTTCATTTCATATTGGACTGTCTGCCAATACATATATGTATCTAGTAAGTGAAAAGTAACTTTCCAGTATGCCTTATATTGTTTTCTAagcaacagaaaaaaatatgGAGGACTAAAGTAAAGACAATGATATGTCATCTTTACAAGTCTATCAATGTATGAAAACATCTCAAGGACACTTAGCTTCAAAGCCAAGTGTAGTTATCTTCCTCACCTCCATCAATCATCATCTTATAAGATAAAGATGCCATATTATTTAGCTAAGAAAACCTTGCTAATTTGTCAGTTAGATATAAATGAATTATATCTTACGAAAACAAAGCATCAGTTAGGAGACAAGACAACCACTCTCTTGCGTCAACATTTACCTATTCATTACCCTAagtatcattattattattttgctaATTCCCAAATTTTCTTCGCCAAATATAATCATAACCATATTATAAATGACCTAATCATTGTACGTTACACATCTTTAGTTTTTTCTTGAAGCAATTCCAGTATAAGTTATTTTGGCTTCCTCCTTCCACATATTATTTGCAGGTTTCAGTAGAATGAGATCATCAAAACCCCAAAGTGTTCATTTCTTAACATTTTGAATACTGAAATCACATTTAAAACACTCCATTCTTCTCACTGTTCTTCAAATCCTAAACATGAAACCTTCATCACCAATCTCCTTTACCTCTTCTTCCCTTGCTCCTTCACTTCCTAGAAAACACCGTCTCTCTCCTTACCTCTTCACACTCTtaatcttcatcttcttcgtctCTGTTCTCTATGGAGAAGACTTCATGTGCATCTTTGGCCAGCTTGAGCCCACTTTTTCCCTACGGCCCTC
This window encodes:
- the LOC103865787 gene encoding exopolygalacturonase, coding for MAWIASAFKALCLSFLFVSVACRSTNGSKVFNVRRYGANPDGKTDNVNTFTSIWKSACARSGSSKIYVPNGTFYLGGAVVFEGPCINQIEFIIDGTLLAPSNPGDIKNKTWINFRYINNLLISGAGTLDGQGKESWKLNDCSKNPSCPILAMYFNRFDYSNMGFAFVNNSRINGITSLNSKMGHFDFFSVHQFNITGVTIKAPGDSPNTDGLKFGFCSNIHISDTHIGTGDDCIAILSGVTDMDISNVKCGPGHGISVGSLGKGKDDKDVNGLTVRDTVFNGTSDGIRIKTWESSISQIVVSHLVYENIQMINVGNPINIDQKYCPYPPCKKKGESHVQIQDLKLTNIYGTSKNKVAVKLKCSKSFPCKNVELVDINLENKGSKGPSTAVCENVHGSAHGKMVPEHCLNGPW